Proteins encoded in a region of the Coffea eugenioides isolate CCC68of chromosome 4, Ceug_1.0, whole genome shotgun sequence genome:
- the LOC113767351 gene encoding zinc finger protein BRUTUS-like At1g74770, which produces MAGEEPEKEDGEEDAITVTEALLPCLDGAKLVDAPILFFVLSHKAFVRELEQLHRSALEVADTGSPDRQFVDDLGRRFDFFKLVYKYHAAAEDEIVFPALNSKVKNVVTTSALEHKCINDDFCSAVQCLDLLRKECEDFTHLFQKLIFSISSIKSAICEHMLKEEKLVFPLVIGQFSSEEQAKLVWQYICSVPIALLEDFLPWMACSLPPDEKLDLLDCMKIVVSKEEVLEEVVISWLNNKKPSPPGACNVYGQGAQFYSGHVSSMEILKIHPNTFDFGEEEKSKLCSIYTSIGPNPLDGIYIWNTALARDFRKVLDELYQIRSLNNMSNLSSIVVQLQFLLDVLISYSNALDQIFFPLVNDLSKNVLPLSCTRLVEKGQVERLQFLLYGVLQDGAQPSNFLKGLCREVELLVRGISKNLTHIETEVYSSIGKKCSHNMLLWLLYAGLKTMPLGLLKCTVLWFSATLLDEQFKTMLDAMTDACPLGNKPILILLHSWVRMGYLGKISMERFAKDLQENFIRGIYFTSDRIGEDVGFANLKFDIQACTIFNTLESEPSPAVKDNKMVCNPSSSHSKTNEKPESGGMTLHKFSPQMWSNILSVVRHPAENGIAKKVLALESRPMDHFVCFHKALIRDLDYIVFLSANMAKSFQFIPDLRRHFELLKFLYDIHSASEDEVVFPALESKGKLKNITQSYTIDHKLEEENFAKVSSLLNDIATLHDDLDKPGEGSLQYRQMCLKLHETCLSMQKIISGHIHREEIQLWPLFGEYFSTEEQEKMLGCMLGRTRAETLQEMIPWLMSALTQDEQHALISLWRRATKNTNFEQWLGEWWEDMKDYCVAKDEEESSFPPSLAANPLEVVSVYLGEQTCRESKLSGKEVSDNNAEHSGYICPYSKDFKGGQNNDKYEDLVNCGEELDKKTDQQIVDDQADKAGQNIQACHDEHPLELNQKELETAIRRVSRDPTLDSQKKSHIIQSLIMSRWIVTQQNSNTLSAAANDREEDFGQYPSYQDSLNEIFGCKHYKRNCKLLAACCSKLFTCIKCHDEFTDHSMERKAITKMMCMKCLVIQPVGPKCSNNACNNFPMAKYYCPVCKLFDDERKIYHCPYCNLCRVGKGLGIDYFHCMNCNACMSRSLSVHICREKCFEDNCPICHEYIFTSSSPVKALPCGHLMHSVCFQEYTYTHYTCPICSKSLGDMQVYFGMLDALLAEEQVPQEYSSRIQVILCNDCERKGNASFHWQYHKCPHCGSYNTRLL; this is translated from the exons ATGGCCGGCGAAGAACCCGAAAAGGAGGATGGGGAGGAGGATGCAATAACAGTAACAGAGGCCTTATTACCTTGCCTGGATGGTGCGAAACTGGTTGATGCACCTAttcttttctttgttctttctcACAAGGCTTTTGTCAGGGAGCTTGAGCAGCTCCACCGCTCCGCCCTGGAGGTGGCTGACACTGGGTCCCCTGATCGCCAGTTTGTGGATGATCTTGGCCGGAGGTTTGACTTCTTTAAGCTTGTTTATAAGTACCACGCTGCAGCGGAAGATGAG ATTGTATTTCCAGCTCTAAATAGCAAAGTAAAGAACGTGGTGACTACATCTGCATTAGAACATAAGTGCATCAATGATGACTTCTGCTCCGCAGTCCAGTGCTTGGATCTTTTAAGAAAAGAGTGTGAAGATTTTACCCATCTGTTTCAAAAACTCATCTTCTCCATCAGCTCTATAAAGTCCGCTATCTGCGAGCATATGCTGAAGGAAGAAAAATTG GTTTTTCCTTTGGTGATAGGACAATTCTCTTCTGAAGAACAGGCTAAGCTTGTTTGGCAGTATATCTGCAGTGTTCCTATTGCTTTATTGGAAGATTTTCTGCCGTGGATGGCTTGTTCTCTTCCTCCAGATGAGAAACTAGACCTTCTGGATTGCATGAAGATTGTTGTATCCAAGGAAGAAGTGCTTGAAGAG GTGGTCATCTCTTGGCTTAATAATAAGAAACCTTCTCCTCCTGGAGCCTGCAATGTCTATGGACAAGGAGCTCAATTTTACAGTGGACACGTTAGCTCCATGGAGATACTCAAGATACATCCAAATACATTTGATTTTGgtgaagaagaaaaatcaaagCTCTGTTCCATTTACACATCTATAGGACCAAACCCACTTGATGGCATTTACATTTGGAATACTGCTCTTGCAAGAGATTTCAGGAAAGTTCTGGATGAGTTATACCAAATAAGAAGCTTGAACAACATGTCAAACTTGTCTTCCATAGTAGTTCAGCTACAATTCCTTTTAGATGTCCTTATCTCCTACAG CAACGCATTGGATCAAATATTTTTTCCCCTGGTAAATGACCTTTCCAAGAATGTCCTACCATTATCTTGCACACGACTTGTGGAGAAAGGTCAAGTCGAAAGGCTTCAATTCTTGCTGTACGGAGTGCTTCAAGATGGAGCGCAACCAAGCAATTTCCTGAAGGGCCTTTGCAGGGAAGTGGAGTTGCTTGTGAGAGGAATTAGCAAAAACCTGACACATATAGAAACAGAG GTATATTCTTCTATTGGCAAGAAGTGCAGCCATAATATGCTGCTGTGGCTGTTATATGCAGGTCTCAAAACTATGCCTCTTGGGTTGTTAAAATGCACTGTTCTTTGGTTTTCTGCTACTTTATTGGATGAGCAGTTCAAGACCATGCTGGACGCCATGACAGATGCATGCCCTTTAGGCAACAAGCCAATTTTAATTCTGTTGCATAGTTGGGTTCGCATGGGTTATTTAGGTAAAATATCCATGGAAAGGTTTGCAAAAGATCTGCAAGAAAATTTTATCAGAGGAATCTATTTCACATCTGATCGAATTGGGGAGGATGTTGGGTTTGCTAATTTAAAGTTTGATATACAAGCCTGCACTATATTTAACACCCTAGAATCTGAGCCGAGCCCTGCTGTAAAAGATAACAAGATGGTCTGCAACCCCTCATCTTCTCATTCCAAAACCAATGAGAAGCCTGAATCTGGTGGAATGACTCTTCATAAATTCTCCCCTCAAATGTGGAGCAATATTCTTTCTGTTGTGAGACATCCTGCTGAGAATGGCATTGCCAAAAAAGTTTTGGCTCTAGAATCAAGACCAATGGATCATTTTGTGTGCTTTCACAAAGCTCTCATAAGAGATCTGGACTACATTGTCTTTCTTTCAGCTAACATGGCCAAAAGCTTTCAGTTTATCCCTGATTTACGTAGACATTTTGAACTTCTAAAGTTTCTGTATGACATTCACAGTGCTTCAGAGGATGAGGTTGTCTTTCCGGCTCTAGAATCAAAGGGGAAACTCAAAAACATTACCCAGTCTTACACCATTGACCATAAATTGGAGGAGGAAAACTTCGCCAAAGTTTCATCTCTGCTAAATGACATTGCCACCCTGCATGATGATCTAGACAAACCGGGTGAGGGAAGTCTACAATATCGACAGATGTGTTTGAAGCTCCATGAGACTTGCCTGTCTATGCAGAAAATAATCTCGGGGCATATTCATCGTGAAGAAATTCAACTTTGGCCTTTATTTGGAGAATACTTTTCCACTGAGGAACAAGAAAAGATGTTAGGGTGTATGCTTGGCAGAACTAGAGCTGAAACTCTACAAGAAATGATACCCTGGTTGATGTCAGCTTTAACCCAAGATGAACAACATGCCCTGATTTCTCTGTGGCGTAGGGCTACAAAAAATACCAATTTTGAACAATGGTTAGGAGAATGGTGGGAAGATATGAAAGATTATTGTGTTGCTAAGGATGAAGAAGAATCCTCTTTTCCTCCTTCCTTGGCTGCTAACCCTCTGGAAGTTGTCTCAGTGTATCTGGGGGAACAAACATGCAGAGAAAGCAAACTTTCAGGAAAAGAAGTTTCTGATAACAATGCTGAGCATTCTGGGTATATATGTCCATATTCAAAAGATTTCAAAGGTGGTCAAAACAATGATAAATATGAAGATCTAGTCAACTGTGGTGAAGAACTTGATAAGAAAACTGATCAGCAAATTGTTGATGATCAAGCTGATAAAGCTGGACAAAACATTCAGGCGTGCCATGATGAGCATCCACTGGAATTAAATCAAAAGGAGCTGGAAACTGCAATAAGAAGAGTGTCCCGTGATCCTACATTGgattctcagaagaaatcacATATCATCCAGAGCCTGATAATGAG CCGTTGGATTGTAACACAACAGAATTCGAACACGTTGAGTGCTGCGGCTAATGATAGAGAAGAAGATTTTGGCCAGTATCCATCTTATCAGGATTCTCTCAATGAAATTTTCGGCTGCAAGCACTACAAACGCAACTGTAAACTTCTTGCTGCATGTTGCAGCAAACTGTTTACATGCATAAAATGTCATGACGAGTTCACGGATCATTCTATGGAAAG AAAAGCTATTACAAAAATGATGTGCATGAAATGCTTGGTAATTCAACCAGTTGGCCCAAAATGCTCAAACAATGCTTGCAATAATTTTCCAATGGCAAAATACTATTGCCCAGTTTGCAAACTATTTGATGATGAAAG GAAAATTTATCACTGCCCTTATTGCAATCTGTGCCGAGTTGGGAAGGGATTGGGTATTGATTACTTCCATTGTATGAATTGTAATGCTTGCATGTCACGGTCTCTTTCCGTGCATATCTGCAGAGAGAAGTGCTTTGAGGACAACTGCCCAATCTGCCATGAATACATTTTTACCTCAAGCTCTCCAGTCAAGGCACTTCCATGTGGTCATTTAATGCACTCAGTATGTTTTCAG GAATACACATATACTCATTATACCTGCCCAATTTGTAGCAAGTCACTTGGGGACATGCAG